The sequence TGGTCTGCCTGAATTTGAAGAAAGGATAGAGGAAAGCCGTGTGACTGGAGATCCAGCTCGCTCTGCTGTTCGAGTAATAAACAACGGTTGGGCCGCAGGACGGCTTAACTCCACTGTCGCTGGAGAAGAGAACTTCCTGTTCAGCTCTAACAGAGTTCTCAGACAGTAAGAAGTCTTCATTCTCTCTTTGAAATTTTTTGAGAAAGAGCTAGAAAATGCTCAAAGGCCATCATAATAGTCAGACGTGAAACAAAATTCATGGAAGATTTAATTTCTATACCTATTTTGGTGCTctcgtttaattttattttattattatttttagtaagCTGGTATTTTAAGTcatgatatatatttttatacaatgtTACCTTGAATAGCAAGTGATCTTCTTAGATCCAGTGTTGTAGAATTgctattaaatgaagaaaatttaTTCTTAAGAGTTGAATGGTTCTTGGGTGCCAACTGTTTTTCATATACTTCTGTGTGGTTTGAGTTGAGACAAGCTGGATCGCATTCACTTTGGAAAAGTAAAAGAGATGTCCATGCAAGGTGGAAATACCAAAAAATTGTTATCTTCTTCAATTGGGGACATAATTACCTGAAAATGTACGAATCTAACTCTTagtaaattaaaagaaagatgGTGTCATCTGCTAAAATTAGAATATACTTCTTATAGGTATTGTAATCGGATATCTTTTTAACTTTAGCTAGTATAGTTAAATCAtaataaattccaaaaattaagacataaaaagaaacaaaaataaagcaAAGGAGTCTTCTTAGGAAGATTTCTAACTTGTATTGATTATTGCTGAGATTACAACATATTTTCTTCATCCTTTCTTTATAGTATTTCAATGGAAAGTAAAGTTGTTAGTTTACATATTACAAATAGTTAGTGCAATGTTTCACTCAAATTTGTTGTTGAAGGTGTCATGATATTTGTTTGAATTGGGGTGTTTGTCTTTTCATCTTAGCTTCTTTCTTTTAAGAATGttgtctttgtttttgtttcataatttcttttgaatattttgttttcttatattttaagcattagtctcttttcattAAATCAATAAAAAGTTGTGATTTCTTTAAAAAGGGGAAAAAACTTTTATTGTTTGAATGTCTCATAGGTTTTATTTACTTCTCAATTTTGTAGATCCTATTTTAAGTTGTTAAGCTAAAATTTCTTTCTTGCTAATTGTTGGAACCTAAGCAACCAATGCCCAAACATCTATCAGTTAAAGCAGAATTAGACTCCATTTTGCACAATCTCGTTAAAAAACCAAAATAGAAAGGGGAAGTAAAAAAGGTATTGAATTAAAGAAGGAAACAAATATCCATCATCACTCTAAATGATGGTCTCAATTCAACACAGAGTAAAAacaaatcctaaaactaatctAGAATGGATGAACTAACTGAAAAAAATAATCTACAAGAGACTAAAAAGCGAATTTCATCAATTTCAATCCGTCCTTGATCAATGCCTCTCACATTTTTCACCTCTCTTGAATTTTACATTTGTGGTTTCTTTTTTATGCTAAAACTCCTTTTATATTGAAAACTATGGACATGTTGGAGGCTCCTCTTGGTGGTTGAATATATACACAATATCTCTTTGATGGTAGCTTCCAGTGCTGCAGTGCATCCAAATAACTGTTGCAGAAGTCGCTTCTTCTCTAATATTTGTCCAGAGAATTATTAAGTTGAATCAAATTTTTTGAACCCACCACCCCATAGTCCATTACAGAACCATTAGACTGGCTAACATATTGGAACCCGACTGGTGCTCTTACCATGCCTATACAAATTGCAAGTAATGCAAGTTGTTATCAGTTAATAATTTGCTACTTGCAAATGATGAAATCTCTTGTTCTTTTCTCTCTATGTGTGGCATTCTTGTTGTGGGCATTTAAAAACTGCTGCTACCAATTGCAAGCAATGCACTCTCTTGTTTGTTTCTTCCCAAGTTGTTTTCCATCCAGTATAATTGCTTCTATTTTGACCAATCCTCCAGTTTCCTTTACACATATCACCCGGAAAGCTATTAGAAGGTTGGAGTTGGACCCCGttcatcattattttttttactttaaattttGGTTGCAGTGCCAACTCTATAGCTATGCAAGCAGTACAATAGTGCACAACTCCTAGACTGTCAATGGACTTGTAGTGCAATCAATGTCCTGGCTCGAGCAAGAGCATTCTGGGTGGATGAGATGGAAAAGATGATTGCCATCATCCATCAAGTTTTGGTTTCCTTAAATATTGACAGCTAGATTTCTGCCAAGCCTAGCTTGGCTAATATAGGTGGTCTCTGGTTTCTGTTTAAGTAATGACCACTTCTTTTTTGCATTGCTAAAAGCAACTCTTGGACTAGGTATATATAGATTTGAGAAGTTCAACATTTATAGTTGTTGGGGAATGATTATGGAAGCACTGTCTTTAAACAGAATATTTTCATTGTAGATGTTTCTTAGGGAAAAGAAACATTAAATTAGTGTCTTTCTTGAAAATATTGGGCTTACTGCAGACAAAAACAACCCAAACAAATATATTCTCTGCAAAGATAAATGACTTTGATTTTATTTCTGCAGCCTTGTTTTGGTATTTGATTAGTTATTATGATCTTGAAGATGCAGTCTTTGGAGGACAATAACTATTATTGTATTTTGATTAGCTGATCAAGTTTTTCTCATGAGGATTTTGCTTCTAGAGAATGTATAGTGAAATATTGGGACTTCTTGTGAGTAGCGAAGATTGAAACTTGAACAACgtaaaattttcatttcatgAAAAAGGATGCACGTATCCTTTAAACACTTAACTCTATCTGTTGAAAGTGGATGGACAAATCTGTATTCTCAGCACAACTCTCAAATACCACACCAAGCTATATTTAGCTTTCTTACTCCTTTCTGTTAGCTATTACTTGTGGAGAATATTGCCATTTGAAACAACATAGGACTGTTCTTCCAAGTCTTCTTTGTTATTATAGTCATCTAGCTTCGCTTCTGCTGCCGCCGTCATTTCAATATGTTGTTGTAGTTTCACCTCTTTCGTCTTTCCCCATAGGACAGCATATAGCCCAACAACAATCAACAATGACCCTACAACACTGAGGGAGGgcaacaaaacaaaaacttctGTTAACAACATGCAGAGGTTGGCATTTCAACACAAGTTCgatatataatttaaacttgTTTATTAGAAGTTGTAGGTGGAAGTTTCTACTCACGTGCCGACGTataatttttcttgaaaaaaggCCCAGCTGAAAATAGCCACAATAACGAGCAAGAAGGGGCTGAAAACTGAAGCATAGAGAGGACCTTTCTTTTGGATACTCCAAGAGGTTAAGCAAAATGCCATCCCAGAGCATGCCACTCCCTGAAAGCGTAATTGGTTTTGCCATGTAAAATCAGTACAGTGAGGTCTTAGGGGGAGGGGGGGCAATATTGTATATAGTATTAAGCTTTTTGTGTAGGTTCTAGCATAAATGGACAAGTGATGTTAAGAATCTTATGCATTGTTAAGAGGAGGAATCAGGAATGGAGGTTTCTTCTAGATTCTCAAATTATTAACTCTTTCTAGATGAAAAGGTTAGTTAGATAACGATCATACCGCATAGAGAGCGCCGACAAGCCTGATTGAACTTTTCAATGACCAAGCTGCAAGAGTCTTATGCTCAATTCCTACGGCAATTGCTCCACACTGAATGGTTGCCATGAAAGTCATGAGAGCGGTGCTCGTGTAAGGAGCTGGAAACTTCTCGTTCACTCTTGCCTGCAGGAATTAATAAGACAGTCTTAGATTTGGCTCCGGAAAAAACATGGCCTCTGAGAACAAGAAAGTCAACAAAAGGGAAGTTGGGACACTGACTTGGATAACAAACCAAGCCGCCCAAGCAACAGAGCTTATGATCAAGCAGAGGGAGCCCCATATGCTGCTGCCTTGGTTGCTTGAACTTCCCCCCCTCATTAACCCGGCATACTTCCAATGTATTCCAGATTCACCAAGCTCAATGGTTTGCCCACGGTAAAATGACAGCAACATCGCTCCTCCGACACACACGACAGTCCCAATCACCTTTGCTGCACCTGGACTTGTTTTGATCCTCACAGATTCTTGTCTATCAAACAGAAGATGATTGCATGACGAACTTGGGAACATAGAACAAACGTGTTGAGAAAATGGTGAAAAAAGAGGATATTTAAGTACCTGAAAAGAACAGCAAGGACAAAAGTTGCAGCAGGCAGAACATTGGTCAATGCACATGCGATAGTCGGGGTTGAATATTTTAACCCTACGTAGTAAAAGACTTGGTTTCCTGTTGCCCTGCATATAATAGAGTACAACATTATATTTAGAGTTTTACAAAGTTTATCCATGGAAACAAAACGATATGAAAGTAGCTTGGCTTACCCTGTTAAGGAACAGAGTAGAATCTGAAACAGGATAGGCTTTGTAATCTTGGGTCTTCCTTTTCTGCACAATGATTTTGTTTGTTATTACGATATCTGTTAGTAACAAGTTTAAAACTTGAAAACTTCATATAATGTAGAAGGTTCCTTGTAATCCATGTGGATTTTGCTTTGTGAACTGGTAGTATATTAGAGCAAAGGAGTTCATGGttcttttgaactttcaatcAGCTCACCAGTGGTGTTGTTGCTAGTATATTAGATAGTTAATTGAACTTTTAAATCATTAATATAGAGATTAGGGGAGGGTTATCTAACAACATATGTAACATAACTTAGTTTTGTATATTTCATGTTGTGAATCTGATATTTAGATCCTTTTGTGTCGAATGACATTCAAGAGAATTCTGAAGATTATTCTTTATTGGTGAAAGTAGAGGACGAaaacatattatttattttgccTAGCTGAAAACCTGGCACTTTTTGTTCTTTGAACTAGAACTAGAAGATGAAAATTGTTATTATCATTGTCAGTGCCTCTTCTCACCACTTAAAGCTAGCATAAGAAGATGTAAACCAAAGTCCAACTCCTTCCCCACATGCCATAAAAAAATCCAACAATCCATTTTTGGATGTTAGGCATCAAATTAGATTTTAGGACCATCTCATGGCTTTGTTTGGTAAGTTGAGATTAACTTGTGATACGAAAAGGATATTTTTCCGCTATAAAAGAAAGCTCAACTCGTTCTCACTCGTTAGACAAGTTAACATTTAGAAGTTGTGAAGTAAAACGATTTGTAGACGACACATACCTCTCAAACCAGTAAGCACAAGGAGCTATGGCTATGGTAGCAAACATCTGCCTGTAAGCAACTAGAACCAGTGGATTCATTCCAAACTCCATGGCTAACTTTGATGTAATATTCAAACCTGCATATAGGAATTGGACGACCAGCATAACCAAAGGGGGCAAGAAatcagcagcagcagcagccaTAGCTCTCGCACTtagctctctctctctctctctcttctctctctcttctctctctctttctgttTCTTTGTGTGAGCTAAAGGGGCTGAGTGGTTTAGAGAGTGGAGAAGCCATTATATAGAGTTGATgagtgaagaagaagatgattcAATAACAGAAAgttctaaaaaaaatcttttgcaTTGAAAAAAGCAAAAGCAAAAGATCAATGAGAATGAGAATGAGAATGATATTGATGTGTGTATTTTGCATGGAACCAAAACCATAGGTTACTGCTTACACCATAAAAACAGCCTTAAATTTGTTTTTGTCCTCTTAGGCCTCACCAGATTCTGTAACTTCAAGCAActgatttctttttctccccAACCCATCCATCCATTCCCATGTAACCTGGAACCTTTTCTGCTACTTGCTTCATCATGTGCCATTCTTTCTTCTAACTATTTTCAATAACGTTACACGTTTTCGACTCGTGTATGATCTTTATTTCAATCCTACCTGTTTCCCATTTGAAAGCTTTAGCGAAACTTTGAATATTATGGTACCAAAAATATCCATCCCAAGTCGAAGAACAAGACAAAAAGAAGAGG comes from Cucumis melo cultivar AY chromosome 12, USDA_Cmelo_AY_1.0, whole genome shotgun sequence and encodes:
- the LOC103501707 gene encoding WAT1-related protein At1g09380-like; protein product: MASPLSKPLSPFSSHKETEREREEREKRERERELSARAMAAAAADFLPPLVMLVVQFLYAGLNITSKLAMEFGMNPLVLVAYRQMFATIAIAPCAYWFERKGRPKITKPILFQILLCSLTGATGNQVFYYVGLKYSTPTIACALTNVLPAATFVLAVLFRQESVRIKTSPGAAKVIGTVVCVGGAMLLSFYRGQTIELGESGIHWKYAGLMRGGSSSNQGSSIWGSLCLIISSVAWAAWFVIQARVNEKFPAPYTSTALMTFMATIQCGAIAVGIEHKTLAAWSLKSSIRLVGALYAGVACSGMAFCLTSWSIQKKGPLYASVFSPFLLVIVAIFSWAFFQEKLYVGTVVGSLLIVVGLYAVLWGKTKEVKLQQHIEMTAAAEAKLDDYNNKEDLEEQSYVVSNGNILHK